The window CTCCAGCCTCCCTGCACGCCCTgcctcttccccctgccccgagCCCAGCCGCTCCCGGGGGCGGCTGGGTGATGCTCCAGAGTGGCCGGCGCAGCCCCTTCTGCAGCTCGGCTCCGGCCTGCTCGTTTCCCGAAATAATGACCCAAGCGGAGCGGAGCCGGTGGCAGAGGGGTGCGGTACAATTAAACCAGGTAACGAGACGCTGGGCAGATGTGTTTTCATTGCGCTGTAAGATAAACGCAGTGTTAAATGCCTGACAACTTCCCAGAAGCAATCAGCAAAAGTTTACGAGTGCATAAACCTCAAAGACCATTCCTCGGTATTTTTATAAGTCCCGTATTTAAAGCTTCTATAAATTCTTCTGCCTGCTTCCAAACTAAAGTTCCCGGAGACTATTAAACAGCCACTTCTTCGGGAGGGAGCCCGGAGAAGTGGGGAGAGACACATCACAAcaggcggggccgggggaggcgaGAGGGGctctctttttgtttccccCACTTTCCTGTACCCCCGTCAAGCTAAAGTTTGGTAGAAAGTTGCCATCATTAAAGCACGGCAAGTCACAGATGAACGCATCGGCAACATGACTGGGCTACATCAATGTTTCAAGATCAGGGGGCAGacccagaaagaaaagagaaaggaaaggatgaagagaaataaatgaaaaagcgAGGTGGCTGAACGGACGGGCAGAAGCGGGGACAAGCGGATAAACAGAtccacaggcagagcagcatcAGGCAGGCTGACGGGTGCACAGGGATGAGCAGAAAGCTTAGACGAAGAGAGAGACATTTCAGACACAGAGAGCAAATCTGAGCAAACGCAGCCGAGGACAAGAGGAGGCGGCCGGGACATCCTAGGGGTCGCCGCGATGCGCCCGACCCCGCGCCCCGACGGCGCGGCCCGGCAACCGGCCCCGTCGCCTGCGGAGCGGGTGAGTCCGGCGTCCCCAAAGTTGCAGGCAAAAAGAGAGGAGGTAGCACTAGTGAACCCACAAATCAGCGGGAGAGATCGAGCCGGAGACCTCTGCGAGGAATGAAATGTTCCCCCTAACCGTCGAATTATAGTAACAGTATCCGTCATCCTTAAGTGACCACACGAGTTTTACAAGTTGGATATTAAAcagattaaatttttaaaagaaagaaaaaaaaagaacaaaacccctATGGCGATTATAAAGCCCTTTGTTTATCATCTCAGGGAAAATTAAGTTGCTAATTGGAAAACAATAAACCTAAAATGCCTTTGGATTACTAATGATAGAGGTTAACGGTGGCATCCCTTGGAAAGGGGGAGGGGAGCGAGGCTCTCAGTGACTGCGCTTGGACGGCGACCAGAGACAAGCGCAGCAACCAaacggggctgggggggggtggaggggtgagagacccccccacaccccgctACCGAGGGCTTGGCTTCTATGTCCGCCTCTGATCCGGAGACACGAGGTGAGGAAGGTCTGTATTGTAGTCATGTCCTCGCTAGATGAAATCTCAGTCAATTACTTTGAAATCTGCAGCTTGgcttcttttcattctttccagGTGAAAATTCAAACGTTTTCTGTTGTCGCCTGGTCCTTTCTTTCCCTAAACAAGGCACCCAACTGTTCTGATATTACCATTCAAAAACAGGTTCTGTGGCAAACCTCATTTGTGAATCTATTACAGAGATTAATagattatttctcctttttcaacTAATTCTCAGTGGGGAAATTTAACCATATGGTAAGGAGAGAATTAGAATTTCATCACATTAGAGCAAAATGTAATGAAGAGAGTCCAACACCTGGGGCCAACTCTGAAAGACACAATTAAAAGGTTTTTAATGAAACCAGAGAAACCAAAAAATTTCATAGCCTTCAGTAATTCTGCCACATAAGAATGATTTACTGGAAGTGTTGGGAAATATTGTTTTTACTGATGTCATAAGAATGAAAACCTGCCACTAAATGCGATGTGCGCATACAGTACAGCGGGAGCGGGCTGCTCACCTTCAGCATCAGAGCTAGTGGGACAAAATTCAGCCCAGCCCTCGGGTTGCCACTTCAGCTTCTAGGAGAGCTCAGAAGAGCGTGTGCCCTGCTCCGAGGAGAAGCCCcgggaggagagcaggggggcggcgggcccggggTAACCGGGGCCGCTCTCGCCCTGACACCGGCGGCGGCACCCCGGTGTTGGGGAGCGGCGTGGGGTGCTCCCGCCGAGCCAGGCTCGCcggagggagggagctgcagagagTTGGTAAATCacgatttaaaaaaaaaaaaaaaaaaaaagtttggtgGTTTTGCCACCCcgccctcccctctccccagatCGGTTCATTTTCAAGGTAATGGATGGggctttatattttttataggGACATGGGGGATAATCACTCGAAAGCGGCAATCTGCTACTTGAAAACGGCtaaggggagaaggaagggaacCTCCGCGTAGTTTGGTCTCTCTTTgatggagggggaggagagggggctGGGGACCATCCGCCTCCCCGAGAACCAAGGTGGACTTTGGCGGTGGGCAGGAGTGGGCTCGGTGATGCGGGTTCGTCCGGTTTTTTAAcgtgggttttgttgttttttttttttttttccaggcgATGCTTTTCGCGAAGACgggtgggggtgggagggggcctTAAGTTAATGTAAATCCAGGGGGTGGGTGGGctggggtgaggggagagggtgTCACTCCTGACTCCACGGCTAAGTTAGCAGAAGTCTGCTGGCAGCACTCGGAAGGGGAAGCGTTGAAACGGGCTTTTCTGCAGTGCAGGGCTGTAATTTGCTGAAGAAGGCAAAGAACATCCTTCGATCTAAGTAGGGCTTTTAGTGTGCTCATTGATGAGTGAAAGTCGCCACACATGTCAAGCTAAAGGCAGTTGTTGGGTTACTAACAGGACACAACGTCTTGCAAACATATGCGTTAAGCTGTGTATACAGATGGCAGGGAGAATAATGGAGCAGGCGCCTCTTATAAAGCTCTAGCTGCTGCCTGTCTTCAGACCTGGGAAATGAAACTATTCAGACTGAGGGCCAGATAGCGCCTGGGATTGTTTGTTACCGTTTTAATCCTATTAATTAAAACGTTAACCTGATTGGGTAGAAAGCTCTGTCCCAACAGGCGAGTCTTCTTCATAATAACCTACTCTCAGAGATAATGATGTAAAAGACTCCCCCGTCTGCGGCGGCTGCTGGTTGATGGGTCCGGAAATCTCTTGAAGGTGAATCCAAGCAAGATAAACGGTGGAAGCGGCTCCGCTGGCAGCGCACAATGCCCCAGCGCGGCGCCTGCTGAGGGCGAGCCGGAGCCGCAGCCACAGCCACAGCCGGAGTCGCAGCCGGAGCCACAACCGGAGCCGGAGCCGCAGACCGAGCCGCCGCCGGAGCCGGAACAGGGGCAGCCGCAGCGCCGGGCACGGCGCAGCCCCGGCGGGAGCCGGGAGGCGATTTCTGCCAGCGGGACGCCGGGGAGCCGCCCGCCGAGGCGCGGAGCCTTGGAGCAGCGGGCCGGGAGCTGAGGGGGGCGGAGGAGGCGGAGGCGAGCGGGGCGCCGATGGAGCGGGCGCTGGGGCTGCCCGCAGAAGAGGACCTCTTCCACAAGAGCCTCGCCGCCTCGGCCAAGCGCATGGAGTCCGCCTTCCGCTCGCCCCCGGGGCTCGACCTCTCCCACCCCCGCGACCGCCAGCCCTCGCCGCTCGCCTGCTACGAGGCGGCGGAGCCCGAGGCGCTGCTGCAGCCCGGCGTCGGCGGCGACCCGCTGGCGCTGCCGCCGGGCTCCGTCTGCGTCAAGTACGGCGAGAGCGCCAGCCGCAGCTCGGTGGCCGAGAGCAGCGGCGGCGAGCAGAGCCCCGACGACGACAGCGACGGCCGCTGCGAGCTGGTGCTGCGCGGCGCCGGGGGGGGACCCGCGCGTTGCTTcgccggcggcgggcggtggcggcggcggcggggggggaggcggggggctgAAGGCGGCCGAGGGCGGCTGCTCCAACAGCCACGGGCACGGCGGCAGCAAGAAGTCCAAGGAGCAGAAGGCGCTGCGCCTCAACATCAACgcgcgggagcggcggcggatGCACGACCTGAACGACGCGCTGGACGAGCTGCGGGCGGTCATCCCCTACGCGCACAGCCCCTCGGTGCGGAAGCTCTCCAAGATCGCCACGCTCCTCCTGGCCAAGAACTACATCCTGATGCAGGCGCAGGCTCTGGAGGAGATGCGGCGCCTGGTGGCTTATCTCAACCAGGGCCAGGCCATCTCGGCCgcctccctgcccagctccgccgcggcggcggcggcggcggcggccgcgctgcACCCCGCCCTCGGCGCCTACGAGCAGGCGGCCGGCTACCCCTTCAGCGCCGGGCTGCCCCCCGCCACCTCCTGCCCAGAGAAATGTGCCATCTTCAACAGCGTCTCCTCCAGCCTCTGCAAACAGTGCACGGAGAAGCCTTAAGCGCCGCCGCCGttgccgccccccgccgccgccgcggccccggggagCGGCGACAGCCGGCGGGCCGGCCCCgggcccgggccggggggcgcgggggcggcaGAGGGACTGACCGCTGCCCGGCCCCCGCCTCCCTCCGCCCGGCCTCGCTTCGCCTCGCTCTCCTCGGGTTTTGCCGAGACGGGACAGTGGCGGGAGCCAGCGTGCgtgcggcggcggggagggggtgcgGCGGGGAGGAAGCCCCGGcccggggggtgctggggcggGGTCGCTCTCGCCGGGAGACCGCTGCGCGTCCGGACAAACGAGAGGCCGAGAAACAGCAGGCCGGGCTGGGAGCCGGGGCTAGCGCCGGGGAGGGGAACGGAGGGCGGCCCCCACCCCGGTCCCGGTCCTGGAGCGGGTGAGGGGAAGGGGCCGTAGCGACCAGGGCGCGGAGGTGGATGGGACAAATCAGAGAGGGCACTTGAacatagagatttttttttaattattattagcagtattattattattctgagCCAGGAAACAAACTTGAAATGTAAACTTATTATTTAAGCGACTCGCAGAAACAAAGAGACTGGACCATTGCTATGGaagactttgtattttttatcgTCTCTAAACTTTGATCCTGTGAAAATGCGCAAAGTTTGGTgagagtgatttaaaaaaaaatcaagggagttaaaaaaaaagacaaaaaaataaccGATCAAACCCCCTACTCCGTGTGGCTGAAAGTACCGCATTTTtacaagaaatatttatgtgcaCCTTGTTTCTTTCCACTTCGCAATGATGTATAAACAAGACATGCtatttatttgttattcttTAAATGACCCTTCCATGCCAACAATATTTATCATGTGTTAAGGTCACGGGTCTTATGTGAAGTTACtttaaatgcttctgaaattctgtttatgGATTAACTTAAACTGTGTGCCAAGTGTTTAAAACGTTTATTTGCCAACAACGTATAACCAGAAATGTTGATGTACCCGAGCTGCTTAGGTTTATGAAAGGTCATCTGGAATTTAAGTTGCATCATCCCTGTATTTAAATTGAGCTTTAATAAATTGCTTCAGTCCAAAAATTACAGGAAAGGTGTATTCTTAATTGCTCAACCAACTGATTTTTGAAAGGGTATTCTTTGCATTATAACAGGTAATAGCTATTTACTTTTTCAAGGCATCAGAGCAATAGCTGCTACAAGAACACTTTTCAAGCCAATGTTTTCCCAGGCTCTGTGTTTTCAAAGGTATAATTTAAACCGCTTTTAATGTGTATGTAAATTATTCTGACTGTGGATGATTATTTAAgttgaaatactttaaaatactttaggCTGATTTACAGAACGCGTggcattcttttcttttttttctggtggggGTGGGTGGGcgggtgtttttttgggggggagaaaaatgagagaTTAAAAGCAAGAAGTAGCTATTTACCCAAAGTGAGCCTTCAGTTTGAGTTTGCATGGTTGGGTGGCTGTCTCTCTGCCATTTGTAAAtcaagattttgtttttccttctttttttttttattttcaaaaacgAGTCCTGCTATTTTTCACTACTTGCAGATAATACAAATTCGGACTGTCAGGTTGGATGGCAA of the Nyctibius grandis isolate bNycGra1 chromosome 3, bNycGra1.pri, whole genome shotgun sequence genome contains:
- the BHLHE22 gene encoding LOW QUALITY PROTEIN: class E basic helix-loop-helix protein 22 (The sequence of the model RefSeq protein was modified relative to this genomic sequence to represent the inferred CDS: deleted 1 base in 1 codon), yielding MERALGLPAEEDLFHKSLAASAKRMESAFRSPPGLDLSHPRDRQPSPLACYEAAEPEALLQPGVGGDPLALPPGSVCVKYGESASRSSVAESSGGEQSPDDDSDGRCELVLRGAGGDPRVASPAAGGGGGGGGGGGGLKAAEGGCSNSHGHGGSKKSKEQKALRLNINARERRRMHDLNDALDELRAVIPYAHSPSVRKLSKIATLLLAKNYILMQAQALEEMRRLVAYLNQGQAISAASLPSSAAAAAAAAAALHPALGAYEQAAGYPFSAGLPPATSCPEKCAIFNSVSSSLCKQCTEKP